In Aquificaceae bacterium, a single window of DNA contains:
- a CDS encoding sulfurtransferase TusB, whose translation MVKTLWLVRKLGDFSSDLVEEGDIVVLIQDGVLRFPTKKGWYACREDAQARGIKIPENLTKSYEEIAELIVKCERVVVW comes from the coding sequence ATGGTAAAGACCCTTTGGCTTGTGAGAAAGCTGGGAGACTTTAGCTCTGACCTTGTGGAAGAGGGAGATATAGTGGTGTTAATTCAAGACGGTGTTCTGAGGTTTCCCACAAAAAAGGGATGGTATGCCTGCAGAGAAGATGCACAGGCGAGGGGTATAAAAATACCCGAAAACCTCACTAAAAGCTACGAGGAGATAGCGGAGCTTATAGTAAAATGTGAAAGGGTGGTGGTTTGGTGA
- a CDS encoding DsrE family protein: MKVAFVIKGDPFSWKCHEALRVAMALGISCEVNLILIKDGVYALSRWHPEDLGIQGFDRLIENMAYVKVKVYVEDTSLEERGLKPEDLLCEVEVKSIEDIRSIIASSEAVMIW; encoded by the coding sequence ATGAAAGTCGCTTTTGTGATAAAGGGAGACCCCTTTTCGTGGAAGTGCCACGAAGCCCTAAGGGTAGCTATGGCTCTTGGAATAAGCTGTGAAGTAAACCTTATACTTATCAAGGACGGTGTGTATGCCCTTAGTAGATGGCATCCAGAAGACTTAGGTATTCAAGGCTTTGACCGGCTTATAGAGAATATGGCTTATGTTAAGGTAAAGGTTTATGTGGAGGATACATCCCTTGAAGAAAGGGGTCTAAAGCCAGAAGACCTTCTTTGTGAAGTTGAGGTCAAAAGCATAGAAGACATAAGAAGCATTATAGCAAGCTCGGAGGCGGTTATGATATGGTAA
- a CDS encoding type II/IV secretion system protein: MDEAKLLELLVRLGYISRDKALEAQAKKERDEDIISTLLRLGYIDDIRLMDLYQKYMPQRLWKGGIEDIKLPEDIKEKLPEDTLRKHSIAPIKYEDGKLYILTINPFNQSAINELRFKTKINTIVPYVATKKSIEDILNKLYPTVDKIIEGFDVSEDVEIEAEATELSSEVLATEAGEGAAVKLANFLIVEAVDLGASDIHIEPQEKKVVVRYRVDGILKVYHELPLGIRDALVARFKIISNLDISEKRKPQDGRIRTRYKGRKIDLRVSTVPTVYGEKVVMRIQEAEKYLNVRLDDLGFEPDDLEKFRRAIWQPWGMILVTGPTGSGKTTTLYAALMERNTPDVNIMTAEDPVEVAIPGLNQVQVNERIGLTFASVLRAFLRQDPDIILIGEIRDTETAEIGIKAALTGHLVFSTLHTNDAPSSIARLVDMGIEPFLVGSSVILIVAQRLVRKLCPKCKIPEDTPREALYRIGVLKSPDEDIVIYKANPKGCEHCNGSGYKGRTAVHEILEVDEELRKLIVKGATAEDIRDLARKKGMRTLYEAGILKVRKGITSLAEVERVLAK, encoded by the coding sequence ATGGATGAGGCAAAACTTCTTGAACTCCTTGTGAGGTTGGGATACATAAGCAGAGACAAGGCACTGGAAGCACAGGCTAAAAAGGAAAGGGACGAAGATATAATAAGCACACTTCTAAGGCTCGGTTATATAGATGATATCCGCCTTATGGATTTATATCAGAAATACATGCCTCAAAGGTTATGGAAAGGTGGAATTGAGGACATAAAACTTCCTGAAGATATAAAGGAAAAACTACCAGAGGATACATTAAGAAAACACAGCATAGCACCTATTAAGTATGAAGATGGAAAACTCTATATTTTGACAATAAACCCCTTTAATCAAAGTGCCATAAATGAGCTAAGGTTCAAGACAAAAATAAACACCATTGTGCCTTATGTTGCCACTAAAAAGTCCATAGAAGACATCCTTAACAAGCTTTATCCCACAGTAGACAAGATTATAGAAGGCTTTGATGTAAGCGAAGATGTAGAAATAGAGGCAGAGGCAACAGAGCTTTCTTCTGAAGTATTAGCAACGGAGGCGGGTGAGGGTGCCGCTGTTAAACTGGCAAACTTCTTAATAGTGGAAGCGGTAGACCTTGGAGCTTCAGATATTCACATAGAGCCTCAAGAGAAAAAGGTGGTAGTAAGATACAGGGTTGATGGTATCCTAAAGGTTTATCATGAATTACCCTTAGGGATAAGGGATGCACTGGTTGCAAGGTTCAAGATAATATCAAACCTTGATATATCAGAGAAAAGAAAACCCCAGGATGGGAGGATAAGAACGAGGTATAAGGGCAGGAAAATAGACCTTAGGGTCTCTACCGTCCCAACCGTTTATGGAGAAAAGGTGGTTATGAGAATACAGGAAGCGGAGAAGTATTTGAATGTGAGGCTTGATGACCTTGGCTTTGAACCCGATGACCTTGAGAAGTTTAGAAGAGCCATATGGCAACCTTGGGGCATGATACTGGTTACAGGACCTACAGGTTCGGGTAAGACCACTACCCTATATGCAGCCCTAATGGAACGCAATACTCCTGATGTAAACATAATGACCGCAGAAGACCCAGTTGAGGTAGCTATTCCGGGACTAAATCAAGTGCAAGTTAACGAGAGAATAGGACTTACCTTCGCAAGTGTCTTGAGAGCCTTTCTAAGACAAGACCCAGACATTATACTTATAGGTGAGATAAGAGATACAGAAACTGCGGAGATAGGCATAAAGGCAGCGCTAACAGGACACTTGGTCTTTTCCACTTTGCATACCAACGACGCTCCCTCTTCCATAGCAAGGCTTGTGGATATGGGTATAGAGCCTTTCTTGGTGGGTTCTTCCGTAATACTCATCGTAGCCCAAAGGCTTGTGAGAAAGCTCTGTCCTAAGTGCAAAATCCCAGAGGATACACCCAGAGAGGCACTCTACAGGATTGGCGTCCTAAAATCACCTGACGAGGACATAGTTATCTATAAGGCTAACCCTAAGGGTTGTGAACACTGCAATGGCTCTGGTTATAAAGGTAGAACCGCTGTGCATGAGATACTTGAAGTGGACGAAGAACTCAGAAAGCTCATCGTAAAGGGTGCCACCGCAGAAGACATAAGAGACCTTGCCAGAAAAAAGGGTATGAGAACCCTATACGAAGCCGGTATACTAAAGGTAAGAAAGGGTATAACTTCCCTTGCTGAGGTGGAAAGGGTGCTTGCAAAATAG
- a CDS encoding NUDIX hydrolase: MKEPKTPHLAVDAILRLWEGERFKGLVLIERLYAPEGLALPGGFVEVGETVESAVLREIKEETGLDARINRLFGVYSDPKRDPRFHVVSVVFVCDAEGEPKAGDDAKRVRVYKLEDLPLDLLVFDHRSILLDYMKKC; this comes from the coding sequence ATGAAAGAACCAAAAACTCCCCACCTTGCGGTGGATGCTATACTAAGGCTCTGGGAAGGTGAAAGATTTAAGGGTTTAGTGCTTATAGAAAGGCTATACGCTCCAGAGGGTTTGGCCCTGCCCGGAGGCTTTGTGGAGGTGGGAGAAACTGTAGAATCCGCAGTATTGAGAGAAATAAAGGAAGAAACGGGTCTTGATGCAAGGATAAACAGGCTTTTTGGAGTCTATTCTGACCCAAAGAGGGACCCAAGGTTTCATGTGGTTTCTGTGGTTTTTGTGTGCGATGCGGAGGGTGAACCAAAGGCTGGAGATGACGCAAAAAGGGTAAGGGTTTACAAACTTGAAGACCTGCCACTTGACCTTTTGGTCTTTGACCACAGAAGCATACTTTTGGACTACATGAAAAAATGTTAA
- a CDS encoding sulfurtransferase TusA family protein — protein METKAIKYDRELDIRGDVCPFTFVKSKLALEQMEVGQVLRVIVDYKPSAESVPKSMREEGQEVLGVNQISENTWEILIRKVR, from the coding sequence ATGGAGACAAAAGCTATTAAATACGACAGGGAGCTGGACATAAGAGGTGATGTCTGTCCCTTTACCTTTGTAAAGAGCAAGCTGGCTCTGGAGCAGATGGAAGTGGGTCAAGTGCTAAGGGTCATAGTGGACTATAAGCCTTCTGCAGAAAGCGTTCCAAAAAGCATGAGAGAAGAGGGTCAGGAAGTGCTTGGTGTTAATCAGATTTCAGAAAATACCTGGGAGATACTAATAAGAAAGGTAAGATGA
- a CDS encoding DsrE family protein gives MKFLIIVTSNPFAKDYNTIVNLTRELTKKGEVTIFFSGNGAYYTIRPETRELKEMGVRLLYCAHSAHQRGIEKPLDFFESSSTYNLSRLIGEYDKVLNFN, from the coding sequence ATGAAGTTTCTTATCATAGTAACCAGCAACCCCTTTGCTAAGGACTACAACACCATAGTTAACCTCACAAGGGAACTCACAAAAAAGGGAGAAGTCACCATATTTTTCTCAGGAAACGGTGCCTACTACACCATAAGACCAGAAACAAGGGAGCTAAAGGAAATGGGAGTTAGGCTTCTATACTGTGCCCACTCCGCCCATCAACGGGGTATAGAAAAGCCTCTTGACTTTTTTGAGAGCAGTTCCACCTACAACCTCTCAAGGCTTATAGGAGAATACGATAAGGTGTTAAACTTTAACTAA
- a CDS encoding DUF2325 domain-containing protein yields MRLLVLGGHDRMRARVKELSKRYGVNIKFINQETQQNIDSALAWADWVIVFTSLVGHNMVRLAKDYAKDRCIFCHSHGV; encoded by the coding sequence ATGCGGTTGTTGGTTCTTGGAGGACACGACAGGATGAGGGCAAGGGTTAAAGAGCTCTCCAAGAGGTATGGAGTAAACATCAAGTTTATAAACCAAGAAACACAGCAGAACATTGACAGTGCATTGGCATGGGCGGACTGGGTGATAGTCTTTACCAGTCTTGTAGGGCACAACATGGTTAGACTTGCCAAAGACTACGCCAAGGATAGGTGTATCTTTTGCCACTCTCATGGTGTGTG
- a CDS encoding 6-carboxytetrahydropterin synthase gives MRWQISKTFRFEAGHRVWKQNLTCGRGADFTVGKEVPVNKCVNLHGHSYVLEVVLGSNTLSEQDMVMDFYHVKNALKDLIDTMDHSFIIDINDPMYEELKAVAEKYGALKIFPVDFCPTAEALAKFFYDFLVKKLSEVGLLGDVKVVKVVLWETATSKAEYYGE, from the coding sequence ATGAGGTGGCAGATTTCAAAAACCTTCAGGTTTGAGGCAGGACATAGGGTTTGGAAGCAAAACCTAACCTGTGGAAGGGGTGCGGACTTTACTGTAGGCAAAGAAGTCCCAGTAAACAAATGTGTAAACCTCCACGGGCACAGCTATGTGCTTGAGGTGGTCTTGGGTTCTAACACACTTTCAGAGCAGGATATGGTTATGGACTTTTATCATGTAAAAAACGCCCTAAAGGACCTTATAGACACTATGGACCACAGCTTCATAATAGACATTAATGACCCTATGTATGAGGAGCTCAAGGCTGTCGCAGAGAAATACGGAGCTCTAAAGATATTCCCTGTGGACTTTTGTCCTACCGCAGAAGCTCTGGCTAAGTTTTTCTATGACTTTTTGGTGAAAAAGCTCTCTGAGGTTGGTCTTTTAGGGGATGTGAAGGTGGTAAAAGTTGTCCTTTGGGAAACCGCCACTTCAAAGGCGGAGTATTACGGTGAATGA
- the panB gene encoding 3-methyl-2-oxobutanoate hydroxymethyltransferase — MDGITVRSLFKKKREGKKIVMVSTYDYISAKLCEQVGIDCILVGDSLGMVFQGQDTTLPVSLEEMIYHTKAVRRGAKNTFVIVDMPFMSYQVSLEEAIRNCGRVIKETGANAVKIEGGEEVAELVYRLVSIGIPVVGHIGFTPQSVHALGGYRVVGRAEEEAERIKKDFKALEEAGAFMVVLESIPKGLTKELTEGSRAITIGIGAGPYCDGQVLVFHDLVGLVEDIKPRFVKRYLEGAELFRNALKRFKSEVEAGLFPSEEESYG, encoded by the coding sequence ATGGATGGTATAACGGTAAGAAGCCTTTTTAAGAAAAAGCGAGAAGGCAAGAAGATAGTTATGGTATCTACCTATGACTATATCTCCGCAAAGCTCTGCGAGCAGGTGGGTATAGACTGTATACTCGTGGGAGACTCTCTTGGAATGGTCTTTCAGGGGCAGGATACTACCTTGCCTGTCAGTCTTGAAGAGATGATATACCACACAAAGGCGGTCAGAAGGGGTGCAAAAAACACCTTTGTTATCGTGGATATGCCTTTTATGAGCTATCAGGTAAGCCTTGAGGAAGCCATAAGGAACTGTGGAAGGGTTATAAAAGAAACGGGAGCAAACGCAGTAAAGATAGAGGGAGGTGAAGAGGTGGCGGAGTTAGTATACAGGCTTGTAAGCATCGGCATACCAGTGGTAGGACACATTGGTTTTACACCTCAAAGCGTGCATGCACTGGGTGGATATAGGGTGGTGGGAAGGGCGGAAGAAGAGGCAGAGCGTATCAAAAAAGACTTTAAAGCCTTGGAGGAAGCTGGAGCTTTTATGGTGGTGCTTGAGAGTATACCTAAGGGGCTTACAAAAGAGCTTACAGAAGGGTCAAGAGCCATAACCATAGGCATAGGTGCAGGACCTTACTGCGATGGTCAGGTCTTGGTGTTTCATGACCTTGTGGGTCTTGTGGAGGATATAAAGCCGAGGTTTGTAAAAAGATATCTTGAAGGCGCGGAGCTTTTTAGGAATGCTTTGAAAAGGTTTAAAAGTGAAGTAGAGGCTGGACTTTTCCCATCGGAGGAGGAGAGTTATGGATGA